From Varibaculum massiliense, a single genomic window includes:
- a CDS encoding oligosaccharide flippase family protein, with amino-acid sequence MEIENKGTPGSAKPVSSDNTVPSDVPASSSSEPQTIDSAATTSETGKTNKKRLLKNTIFLYVLVFSGYFFSFITVPYQTRVLGAELYGKIGWAMAVMAYFSVFIEFGFLLSATASIAGNRDNKTYVEKVVGAVTLDKLLLTLLSLAVLAPMAFFWQKMSSDPWFYLLCFLSVSSASFMLDFFYRGIEEMQTITIASVSLRALFTIGIFVFMHKPEDYWMVPALNLGGNLLAAGYVYGHMYFKLGYKMRWPGLGFAWQILKESTWFFLSRVASTIYTATNIFLLGFVYPVASIPIGVYTAADKLLGVMKQTMGPVSDSLYPYMVRNRDFKLLKKILLSLMPVVALGCIVVAIIAEPMCSWFFGAQFRDAGKVLRLMMLILFITLPVYLLGFPTLSPLGGAKAVNQSVIVASIFHVFALCITFVLGFLNIYSVVLLTFCTEMIILIYRVVAVAKYWKKSKAGL; translated from the coding sequence GTGGAGATAGAAAATAAAGGCACTCCCGGCAGTGCTAAGCCTGTTTCCAGCGACAACACTGTTCCCAGCGATGTTCCTGCTAGTTCGAGCTCCGAACCTCAAACTATCGATTCAGCTGCCACTACTAGTGAAACCGGGAAAACCAATAAGAAGCGGCTGCTTAAGAATACGATTTTTCTTTATGTCTTAGTGTTCTCCGGATATTTCTTTTCTTTCATCACTGTTCCCTATCAAACCCGAGTGCTGGGCGCCGAGCTCTACGGAAAAATCGGGTGGGCAATGGCGGTGATGGCATACTTCAGCGTATTTATCGAATTCGGGTTCTTACTTTCTGCCACTGCCTCTATCGCGGGAAATCGCGATAATAAAACCTATGTCGAAAAAGTGGTAGGAGCGGTAACCCTAGATAAACTACTTCTTACTCTCCTCAGCCTGGCAGTTCTCGCCCCCATGGCGTTTTTCTGGCAGAAGATGAGTTCAGATCCTTGGTTCTACCTGCTATGTTTCCTCTCGGTTTCCTCTGCCAGCTTTATGCTTGATTTCTTCTACCGTGGTATCGAAGAAATGCAAACCATCACCATCGCCTCGGTTTCCTTACGCGCTCTCTTCACCATCGGGATTTTTGTTTTTATGCATAAACCCGAAGACTACTGGATGGTTCCCGCCTTAAATCTGGGAGGTAACCTCCTCGCAGCCGGATACGTATATGGGCACATGTATTTTAAGCTCGGCTACAAAATGCGCTGGCCCGGTCTCGGTTTTGCCTGGCAAATTCTAAAAGAGTCTACTTGGTTTTTCTTATCCCGAGTTGCTAGCACCATCTATACCGCTACCAATATCTTCCTACTTGGCTTCGTCTATCCGGTAGCCAGCATCCCCATCGGTGTCTACACCGCCGCCGACAAACTGCTGGGGGTAATGAAACAAACTATGGGACCAGTATCCGACAGCCTCTACCCCTATATGGTGCGCAACCGCGACTTCAAACTCCTAAAGAAAATACTGCTCTCGTTAATGCCGGTGGTGGCGTTGGGCTGCATAGTGGTTGCGATTATCGCCGAGCCTATGTGTTCTTGGTTTTTTGGGGCTCAGTTCCGTGATGCTGGAAAAGTATTACGTCTGATGATGCTTATCCTGTTTATTACTTTACCGGTCTACCTTCTAGGGTTCCCTACCCTCAGTCCCCTGGGAGGTGCAAAAGCAGTTAACCAATCGGTAATCGTGGCTTCTATTTTTCACGTCTTTGCACTCTGCATAACCTTCGTCCTCGGTTTCCTGAATATCTACTCGGTGGTGCTTCTAACCTTCTGCACCGAAATGATTATTCTTATTTACCGAGTGGTTGCAGTAGCTAAATACTGGAAGAAATCAAAAGCTGGGCTGTGA
- a CDS encoding glycosyltransferase produces the protein MQHDSSEPLVSVVVPVYNVEKYLRTCLDSVLAQSYKNLQVVVVNDGSVDSSLAIAESYTDPRLEVVSKPNGGLSSARNFGLARARGDYLCFVDSDDSLHPDFVRQLMEGISKLQADLAICGLARFSDDSELSIMNQPGKEARWCLFSQKEAITQLYGGAVLQQLTVAVSKLYPRRIYKNLHFPEGRLHEDVAVALPVMLQSKRVALTRAPFYHYRCNESSIMTTPSWKHIDGIDFYEEHHKLLSDLQLPQAELALLAAFKAGINCLVEYSADPSYRQDSRYRSLQKRVQKLARRVPLKGLRKIDAATLVTARINIAVATVIYRFALRIK, from the coding sequence ATGCAGCATGACAGCAGTGAGCCGCTAGTTTCTGTGGTTGTTCCGGTTTATAACGTAGAAAAATACCTGCGTACCTGTCTTGATTCCGTGTTAGCACAAAGCTACAAAAACCTGCAGGTAGTAGTGGTAAATGACGGTTCTGTTGATTCCTCTCTGGCAATAGCAGAAAGTTACACTGATCCGCGACTGGAAGTGGTGAGCAAACCTAATGGCGGACTTTCTAGCGCGCGAAATTTTGGTTTAGCCCGGGCTCGTGGGGATTATCTTTGCTTCGTCGATTCCGATGATTCCTTGCATCCAGATTTTGTGCGGCAACTGATGGAAGGGATTTCAAAGCTGCAAGCTGATTTAGCGATTTGTGGTCTGGCTAGATTTTCTGATGATAGTGAACTATCCATTATGAATCAGCCTGGTAAAGAAGCAAGATGGTGCCTATTTTCCCAAAAGGAAGCGATAACGCAGCTGTATGGGGGCGCGGTTTTGCAACAGCTTACGGTGGCAGTATCTAAACTGTATCCGCGGCGAATCTATAAAAATCTGCATTTTCCTGAAGGGCGTCTCCATGAAGACGTGGCGGTAGCACTTCCGGTGATGTTGCAATCCAAACGGGTTGCGCTCACTCGCGCACCGTTTTATCACTATCGCTGTAACGAGTCCTCAATAATGACTACTCCATCCTGGAAGCATATAGACGGGATAGATTTTTACGAAGAACACCATAAGTTGTTGAGTGACCTGCAGCTCCCGCAAGCGGAACTCGCGCTTCTGGCTGCGTTTAAAGCTGGCATCAATTGCCTGGTGGAGTACTCTGCTGATCCCAGTTACCGCCAAGATTCTCGCTACCGTTCTTTGCAAAAACGAGTACAGAAACTGGCCAGACGGGTACCTCTAAAAGGACTGCGGAAAATAGATGCTGCCACGCTAGTGACGGCACGCATAAATATCGCGGTAGCCACGGTTATTTATCGATTTGCCTTACGAATAAAGTAA
- a CDS encoding LicD family protein: MTEENGKMGNLGVAKTRPVSADELRKMQQKSWEIYQYFADFCNQHGLRFYGCGGCVIGVARDGKFIPWDDDVDVYMPRPDYERLASLWNREADTERFSYVRTGANTHTGDVMAKICDNFTTLVTPYQIDKKIPQGLTIDIFPLDGAPQPKSLAWWWQMLMGLIFNLYNVAEVPKNHGKVVALIAKVALALVPHPRWRYKLWRTCEKQMSKWDYDSHEWSATICDGPKEMFTPFQRKWFGRGIDMPLEVAETQQQYRVPDDYDTYLRAEYGDGYLTPPPADEQQPKHAVYFMDLDTPCHKYMTNGRFDPRKAGMSY, from the coding sequence ATGACTGAGGAGAATGGCAAGATGGGAAATTTGGGGGTAGCTAAGACGCGTCCGGTGAGTGCCGATGAACTGCGTAAGATGCAACAAAAGTCTTGGGAGATTTACCAATATTTTGCGGATTTTTGTAATCAACATGGGCTGCGTTTTTATGGTTGCGGAGGCTGCGTGATTGGCGTGGCTCGCGATGGGAAATTTATTCCCTGGGATGACGATGTAGATGTTTATATGCCCCGTCCTGATTACGAGCGTCTTGCAAGTCTCTGGAATCGAGAGGCAGATACGGAGCGTTTTAGCTATGTTCGTACCGGCGCTAATACTCATACCGGGGATGTAATGGCAAAAATATGTGACAACTTCACCACCCTGGTTACTCCCTATCAAATTGATAAAAAAATTCCCCAGGGATTGACCATCGATATTTTTCCCCTAGATGGTGCGCCGCAGCCAAAGAGTTTAGCTTGGTGGTGGCAGATGCTGATGGGACTCATTTTCAATCTTTACAACGTGGCTGAGGTGCCGAAAAACCACGGCAAAGTAGTGGCACTAATAGCTAAGGTAGCCTTAGCGCTAGTGCCTCATCCCCGCTGGCGATATAAGCTTTGGCGGACTTGCGAGAAGCAAATGAGCAAGTGGGATTATGACAGCCACGAATGGTCTGCAACGATTTGTGACGGCCCGAAGGAAATGTTTACCCCGTTCCAGCGGAAATGGTTTGGTCGGGGAATCGATATGCCATTGGAAGTTGCGGAAACACAACAGCAGTACCGAGTGCCCGATGACTATGATACTTATTTGCGTGCCGAGTACGGTGACGGATACCTGACCCCGCCTCCTGCCGACGAGCAGCAACCCAAGCATGCAGTTTATTTCATGGATTTGGATACCCCCTGTCATAAATATATGACCAACGGGCGTTTTGATCCTCGAAAAGCAGGAATGAGCTACTAA
- a CDS encoding polysaccharide biosynthesis protein, whose protein sequence is MKRQKRGYVFIPTWLRRCILLATDILSWVLAVVIIAWLRFDFTLSALDEQAILVFAVVAVVVQAAAGLASKHYMNRYWIASFEEVVSLGVIVVAAALVGALFTLVYPGRFVSIVVAVASPALGLLIMSSARVFWRLFKKARRNGVEDPEPVIIIGAGIAGEQLINQMQVDSQSPYIPVALIDDASAKRNLRLRGVPVRGKRQDLAEIAKKLGVTTAIFSINAEHPDPADSSVKLRDVKSEYSQLAKDAGLKLLVAPQVGEMLDGKVDLSNIRQMNVTDLLGRREIKTNLKQIAGYVTGKRVLVTGAGGSIGSEICRQVKALNPAELVLLDRDESELHAMQLDLYGSGMLDTPDFALCDIRDREALRAIFETHHPEVIFHTAALKHLPMLEQYPDEGWKTNVLGSKNVVELAVEYGVTNLVNISTDKAAEPTTVLGRSKRMAERIVAHYSQQVADKGWRYVSVRFGNVLGSRGSVLWTFTSQIEKGGPITITHPDVERFFMTIPEACALVIQAGAIGRPGEVLVLDMGEPVKIIDVARRMIEMSGKDIEIKITGMRPGEKLSEVLHFEAEKDERPFHPLISHTTVPEISPEALMTEHDFVTAKDQVLY, encoded by the coding sequence ATGAAAAGGCAGAAAAGAGGATACGTGTTTATTCCTACGTGGCTGCGACGCTGTATTTTACTGGCGACGGATATTCTCAGTTGGGTTTTGGCGGTAGTTATTATTGCTTGGCTCAGGTTTGATTTCACCTTGAGCGCGCTTGATGAGCAAGCGATTCTGGTTTTCGCGGTGGTAGCGGTGGTGGTGCAAGCAGCTGCCGGTTTAGCATCGAAACACTACATGAACCGCTACTGGATTGCCTCGTTCGAAGAGGTAGTCAGCTTAGGGGTCATCGTGGTAGCGGCAGCGCTGGTTGGTGCATTATTTACCCTGGTGTATCCCGGTCGTTTCGTCAGTATTGTGGTGGCGGTAGCCAGCCCGGCCTTGGGGCTATTAATTATGAGCAGCGCGCGAGTTTTTTGGCGGCTTTTCAAAAAGGCACGCAGGAACGGGGTTGAGGATCCGGAGCCGGTGATTATTATCGGTGCGGGGATTGCTGGGGAACAGCTGATCAATCAAATGCAGGTAGATTCCCAGTCTCCTTATATTCCGGTGGCCTTGATAGATGATGCCTCTGCGAAACGGAATTTGCGGCTGCGCGGGGTTCCGGTTCGTGGCAAACGCCAGGATTTAGCGGAAATCGCGAAAAAACTAGGGGTAACTACCGCGATTTTCTCTATAAATGCCGAGCACCCCGATCCAGCAGATTCCAGTGTGAAGTTGCGGGATGTAAAAAGTGAGTACTCGCAGCTGGCGAAAGATGCCGGGTTGAAACTGCTAGTAGCTCCGCAAGTAGGGGAGATGCTAGATGGGAAAGTTGATTTAAGCAATATTCGCCAGATGAACGTGACCGACCTGTTGGGGCGGCGGGAAATCAAGACTAACCTAAAGCAAATTGCCGGCTATGTGACAGGTAAGCGAGTGCTGGTAACTGGTGCGGGGGGCTCCATTGGTTCCGAGATTTGCCGTCAGGTGAAAGCCTTGAACCCGGCAGAATTGGTGCTACTAGACCGGGATGAATCCGAGTTACACGCTATGCAGCTGGATCTTTATGGCTCTGGGATGCTGGATACCCCCGATTTCGCCCTCTGCGACATTCGGGATAGGGAGGCGCTGCGCGCGATTTTTGAAACCCACCATCCGGAAGTCATTTTCCATACCGCCGCACTCAAACATTTACCGATGCTGGAGCAATACCCGGACGAGGGTTGGAAAACCAATGTTTTGGGATCGAAGAACGTGGTAGAGCTGGCAGTGGAGTACGGGGTTACTAACCTGGTAAATATCTCTACTGATAAAGCTGCTGAACCCACTACAGTGTTGGGGCGTTCTAAACGCATGGCAGAGCGGATAGTGGCACACTATTCTCAGCAGGTGGCTGACAAGGGCTGGCGCTACGTTAGCGTACGTTTCGGCAATGTTTTGGGTTCGCGCGGCTCGGTACTTTGGACTTTTACCTCCCAGATTGAGAAGGGGGGACCGATCACCATTACGCATCCGGATGTGGAACGTTTCTTTATGACCATTCCGGAAGCATGCGCCCTAGTGATTCAAGCGGGAGCGATTGGCCGACCCGGTGAGGTGCTGGTACTAGATATGGGCGAGCCGGTGAAAATCATTGACGTGGCGAGGCGCATGATTGAAATGAGCGGGAAGGATATTGAAATCAAGATTACCGGGATGCGTCCCGGGGAAAAGCTATCCGAAGTGTTGCATTTTGAGGCCGAAAAGGATGAGCGGCCCTTCCATCCGCTAATTTCGCATACCACTGTCCCTGAAATCTCTCCGGAAGCCTTAATGACAGAGCACGATTTCGTGACCGCAAAAGATCAGGTGCTTTACTAA
- a CDS encoding DegT/DnrJ/EryC1/StrS family aminotransferase, whose amino-acid sequence MKVPFSPPDIREQDIEAVVEVLRSGWITSGPVGEKFRKALTEFSGTAGTMLLNSATAGLKNALRFLGIGPGDEVIVPAYTYTASASVVAHVGAKIVMVDVEPGDYFPSAKRIRAAITKNTKAIILVDLAGRMVDTAPIYEAIEDAQPLFHPSNALQETLGRIALIIDGAHSLGATGYGMHSGQAGDFTAFSFHAVKNLTTAEGGALTWRTENPLSDQVEHFVKLNTLHGQSKSALEKTNSSGWEYDVLFPGYKENMPDTLAALGYSQLQRYPQMIARRHQIIDSYSQALADLPVTALAHSGTDAQGRSWNSSGHLYLLSLDTLGLAERNQFIEEMFNRGISCNVHYKPLPMLTAYRDLGFKIYDFPNAYEAYCHEVTLPLNTVLDDAQVEYVQETAKEILSRMTK is encoded by the coding sequence ATGAAAGTACCATTTTCTCCTCCTGACATTCGGGAACAAGATATTGAGGCAGTAGTAGAGGTACTGCGCTCAGGTTGGATCACCTCCGGTCCGGTGGGGGAAAAGTTCCGCAAAGCACTGACGGAGTTTTCAGGAACCGCCGGAACCATGCTGCTTAATTCGGCAACTGCTGGTCTTAAGAATGCCCTGCGGTTTTTGGGGATTGGCCCCGGTGATGAGGTAATCGTTCCCGCCTACACCTATACCGCCTCGGCCTCTGTGGTTGCTCACGTAGGGGCAAAAATCGTGATGGTAGATGTGGAACCAGGCGACTACTTTCCTTCTGCTAAGCGCATTCGGGCGGCTATCACCAAGAACACGAAAGCGATTATCCTCGTAGATTTAGCGGGACGGATGGTTGATACTGCACCGATTTATGAAGCGATTGAGGATGCCCAGCCACTTTTCCACCCGAGCAATGCCCTCCAAGAAACCTTAGGACGCATCGCCCTGATTATTGACGGCGCACATTCTCTGGGAGCTACCGGATATGGGATGCATTCGGGGCAAGCCGGCGATTTCACCGCTTTTTCTTTCCATGCAGTCAAGAATCTAACTACTGCCGAGGGCGGCGCCCTGACCTGGCGCACAGAAAATCCGCTGTCCGATCAGGTAGAACACTTCGTCAAACTCAACACTTTGCATGGGCAGTCAAAATCGGCGCTAGAAAAAACCAATAGCTCCGGTTGGGAATACGATGTCCTTTTCCCTGGCTATAAAGAGAATATGCCCGACACCCTGGCGGCTTTGGGGTATTCCCAGTTGCAGCGCTATCCGCAGATGATAGCGCGCCGCCACCAGATTATTGATTCCTACTCCCAGGCACTGGCTGATCTGCCGGTGACGGCGCTGGCTCATAGTGGTACCGATGCCCAAGGACGCAGCTGGAATAGTTCCGGTCACCTCTATTTACTTTCCCTGGACACCTTGGGGCTTGCGGAGCGTAACCAGTTCATTGAAGAAATGTTTAACCGGGGAATCTCGTGCAATGTACACTACAAACCACTGCCGATGCTGACCGCCTATCGTGACCTGGGGTTCAAGATTTACGATTTCCCGAATGCTTACGAGGCGTACTGTCACGAGGTCACGCTACCTCTAAACACGGTGTTAGACGATGCTCAGGTAGAATACGTGCAGGAAACCGCTAAAGAAATTTTGTCTAGGATGACTAAATAA
- a CDS encoding sugar transferase, with product MDTKEVIDRAIAAAALIVLSPVFAVTALAIKLDSAGPVFFRQERIGRFGVPFHIHKFRTMRNEKPKKNISASGDPRVTRVGRVLRKTKIDELAQLIDVAQGSMSLVGPRPEVPEYVEQWPQDRKTLILSVRPGITDPASIVYRNEADELASATDPERYYTQVLIPKKTKMYADYVRSRSLLGDFRIILQTIATVVRG from the coding sequence GTGGACACTAAAGAGGTTATTGACCGCGCTATTGCGGCGGCGGCATTGATAGTGCTCAGTCCCGTATTTGCGGTGACCGCGCTGGCTATCAAACTTGATTCGGCCGGTCCGGTATTTTTCCGACAAGAAAGGATCGGGCGTTTCGGGGTTCCCTTCCATATCCACAAATTTCGCACTATGCGCAATGAAAAACCGAAGAAAAATATCTCTGCCAGCGGTGATCCGCGAGTAACCAGGGTGGGCCGGGTTCTGCGGAAAACCAAGATTGACGAGTTAGCGCAACTCATTGATGTAGCTCAAGGATCGATGTCACTGGTGGGACCGCGTCCGGAGGTACCCGAATATGTGGAGCAGTGGCCGCAGGACAGGAAAACACTGATTCTTTCGGTGCGTCCCGGAATCACTGACCCGGCGTCGATTGTTTATCGTAATGAGGCCGATGAGTTAGCCAGTGCCACTGACCCGGAACGCTACTACACCCAGGTATTGATTCCTAAGAAGACCAAAATGTATGCCGATTATGTACGTTCACGGTCTTTGCTGGGTGATTTCCGGATTATTTTGCAAACCATTGCCACTGTTGTGCGCGGTTAG
- a CDS encoding TrpB-like pyridoxal phosphate-dependent enzyme, which produces MTDNPRIQPLGFPIDSHIPSRWYNLAADFPEPMPPYLNPQTREPITAKDLEPLFAPGLIELEMSKERYIEIPQRVRELYTNFRPAPLYRAHNLEQKLGTKCRIYYKYEGNSPAGSHKPNSALAQAYYNAVAGIKRLTTETGAGQWGASLAMACAMLGMECEVWQVRSSYDQKPYRRMQMETYGAKCWSSPSDRTEAGRRIQAENPDTSGSLGMAISEAVESAVSDPQAHYALGSVMNQVIIHQTVIGLESQAQLAKAGESGADFIFGCAGGGSNLGGLATPFIGENLREGKNARVVACEPAACPSLTQGEYRYDFGDMSGLTPLMKMYTLGHEFVPDPIHAGGLRYHGMAPMVSHAYHLGLMEARAYPQEETFAAGLEFARAEGIIPAPESTHAVAGALDFIRSGEARDGQVLLIGLSGNGVLDLAAYHQVLEK; this is translated from the coding sequence ATGACTGATAACCCAAGAATCCAGCCTTTAGGATTTCCAATCGATAGCCACATCCCTTCTCGCTGGTACAACCTGGCTGCGGATTTCCCGGAGCCGATGCCTCCCTACCTGAATCCGCAGACCCGGGAGCCAATCACCGCGAAAGACTTGGAACCGCTATTTGCTCCCGGTCTCATCGAACTAGAGATGAGTAAGGAACGCTATATCGAGATTCCCCAGCGGGTCCGGGAACTCTATACCAATTTCCGTCCCGCACCGCTTTATCGTGCCCACAACCTTGAGCAAAAATTAGGTACTAAATGTCGTATCTACTACAAATATGAAGGTAATTCACCGGCCGGTTCCCATAAGCCCAACTCGGCGTTAGCGCAGGCTTATTACAACGCGGTGGCCGGGATTAAACGGCTCACCACCGAGACTGGGGCTGGGCAGTGGGGTGCCTCCCTGGCGATGGCCTGCGCCATGCTGGGAATGGAATGTGAAGTTTGGCAGGTACGTTCCTCCTATGATCAAAAACCCTATCGGCGCATGCAGATGGAGACTTACGGCGCAAAATGTTGGAGTTCGCCCTCCGATCGCACCGAGGCAGGCCGCCGGATCCAAGCCGAAAACCCCGATACCTCCGGTTCTCTAGGGATGGCAATTTCGGAGGCAGTGGAATCTGCAGTTTCGGATCCGCAGGCGCACTACGCTTTGGGCTCGGTAATGAATCAGGTGATTATCCACCAGACGGTAATCGGGCTGGAATCGCAAGCCCAACTGGCGAAAGCCGGCGAATCCGGCGCGGACTTCATTTTCGGGTGTGCCGGAGGCGGCTCTAACCTGGGCGGTCTGGCTACTCCCTTCATCGGCGAGAATCTGCGCGAAGGCAAGAATGCGCGGGTAGTGGCCTGTGAACCGGCTGCCTGCCCCTCGCTGACGCAAGGCGAATACCGCTACGACTTCGGGGATATGTCGGGGCTGACGCCGCTAATGAAGATGTACACCCTGGGGCACGAGTTCGTTCCGGATCCGATTCATGCTGGTGGTCTGCGTTATCACGGGATGGCGCCGATGGTTTCGCACGCCTACCACCTGGGATTGATGGAAGCGCGCGCCTATCCGCAAGAAGAAACCTTTGCGGCCGGCCTCGAGTTCGCTCGCGCCGAGGGGATTATTCCCGCCCCCGAATCTACTCACGCGGTAGCCGGCGCGCTGGACTTCATTCGCTCCGGGGAGGCTCGTGACGGCCAGGTACTCTTGATCGGACTGTCTGGTAACGGGGTACTAGATTTGGCGGCCTACCACCAGGTGCTAGAGAAGTAA
- a CDS encoding methionine ABC transporter ATP-binding protein: protein MSNAKAENPLIELRDVYKIYPRKKQDKLHALDGISLKIGAGEIHGIVGQSGAGKSTLIRCLTALEHPTSGEILVAGQNLSTLSEKHLREARRSIGMVFQAANLLDSRTAAGNIAYPLYLAGQKRGDRHERVQRLLDLVGLHDRGSSYPSQLSGGQQQRVGVARALADEPQVLLCDEPTSALDTESTQQILHLIKDVHDRLGVTVVIITHEMSVVREICTHVTLLEGGKIVQTGSVEDVVKDPSSRLAKDLVPPPNVDNEVTLDGEPASVVDIAFTSSPGVPTGSKVMDLVASLGGDIVAGTFETVGTTQVGRLALGVKTAELDGFLRELENHHIYTEVRS from the coding sequence ATGAGCAACGCTAAAGCGGAAAATCCGCTGATTGAGCTGCGGGACGTCTATAAAATTTATCCCCGCAAAAAGCAGGACAAACTGCACGCCCTCGACGGCATCTCCCTAAAAATTGGTGCCGGAGAAATCCACGGTATCGTGGGGCAATCGGGCGCCGGAAAATCTACGCTGATTCGTTGCCTAACTGCCTTGGAGCATCCAACTTCCGGGGAAATCCTGGTGGCAGGACAAAATCTTTCCACCCTTTCTGAAAAGCATTTGCGCGAGGCACGCCGCTCTATCGGGATGGTATTCCAGGCAGCTAATCTGCTGGATTCGCGTACTGCCGCCGGGAATATTGCCTACCCCCTGTATTTGGCAGGGCAAAAACGCGGAGATCGCCACGAGCGGGTGCAAAGACTCCTGGATTTGGTGGGACTGCATGACCGGGGTTCCTCTTATCCTTCTCAGCTTTCCGGGGGGCAACAGCAGCGAGTAGGGGTCGCCCGGGCGCTGGCCGATGAGCCGCAAGTGTTACTGTGCGATGAGCCCACCAGCGCTTTGGATACTGAATCCACTCAACAGATTCTGCATTTAATTAAGGATGTGCATGACCGTCTGGGTGTAACCGTGGTGATTATTACCCACGAGATGAGCGTAGTCCGCGAGATTTGCACCCACGTTACCTTGCTGGAGGGCGGAAAGATTGTGCAGACCGGTTCGGTGGAGGACGTGGTTAAGGATCCTTCCTCGCGGCTGGCAAAAGACTTGGTTCCGCCCCCCAATGTTGACAATGAAGTAACTTTAGACGGCGAGCCCGCCTCGGTAGTGGATATTGCTTTCACCTCCTCGCCGGGCGTGCCCACCGGGTCGAAAGTTATGGATTTGGTAGCCAGCCTGGGCGGCGATATTGTGGCCGGAACTTTTGAAACCGTGGGAACTACGCAGGTTGGTCGCCTGGCTCTAGGTGTTAAAACCGCGGAACTGGACGGCTTTCTTCGGGAACTGGAAAATCATCACATCTATACGGAGGTGCGCTCATGA
- a CDS encoding methionine ABC transporter permease encodes MSIIATTSQVVTMMPMSADASSRWFSNPVITNNLLEATLETIYMSIWSGLFSILLGLPIGLLLVATAPAGLLSGSKVARVLYAVLGFIVNVGRSLPFVILMISILPFTRLLVGTTLGWKAAVVPLTLAAAPFFARLVESNVQGVESGKLEAAKMAGASNWQIMMGVQVREALPALIQSVTVTLISLIGYGAMAGTLGTGGLGALAINYGYNQFMGDVMLIVVIDILLIVVIVQWLGDMLSRLVDHR; translated from the coding sequence ATGAGTATTATCGCTACTACCTCACAGGTTGTGACCATGATGCCCATGTCTGCGGATGCTTCCAGCAGATGGTTTTCCAATCCGGTGATTACTAATAATCTGCTGGAGGCCACTTTAGAAACCATCTATATGTCGATTTGGTCGGGATTATTCTCAATCCTGCTGGGATTGCCTATCGGTCTGCTGTTGGTGGCTACCGCTCCCGCGGGGCTACTTTCAGGTTCTAAAGTCGCGCGGGTCCTCTATGCGGTGCTGGGATTTATCGTGAATGTGGGGCGTTCCCTACCCTTCGTCATTTTGATGATTTCGATTCTTCCTTTTACTCGCCTACTGGTAGGCACCACTTTGGGGTGGAAAGCGGCGGTAGTGCCGTTAACCCTGGCGGCCGCGCCGTTCTTTGCCCGCCTGGTAGAATCCAATGTGCAAGGGGTAGAAAGTGGCAAACTAGAGGCCGCGAAAATGGCCGGTGCCTCTAACTGGCAGATCATGATGGGGGTGCAGGTGCGCGAGGCACTACCCGCCCTAATCCAGTCAGTTACCGTTACTTTGATTTCGCTGATTGGTTACGGCGCAATGGCCGGCACTTTAGGTACCGGAGGCCTGGGCGCTCTTGCCATAAACTATGGTTACAACCAGTTTATGGGTGACGTGATGCTAATCGTGGTTATCGACATCCTGTTGATTGTAGTCATCGTACAGTGGCTAGGCGATATGCTTAGCCGGCTGGTAGATCACCGTTAA